From the Acidovorax sp. NCPPB 3576 genome, the window CTTACGCGATGCAGGTCTTCATAAAGCCAAGATGGGGCTAACCTCTCTCGAAGAGGTGCTGGCCGTCACCAACGAATAGCGCCAATCGCGAGGATTATTATGGCAACCGCCGCATCGAGAGATATCAAGGACTTTGTCTTTGAGTGGGAGGGCAAGGATCGTAGTGGAAAGATTGTCCGCGGAGAAGTGCGAGCCGTCGGCGAAAACCAAGTCCAAGCGACATTGCGCAGACAAGGAGTCCTGCCCACCAAAATCAAGAAGCGGCGCATGCGTTCGGGCAAGAAAATCAAGCCCAAGGACATCGCTCTGTTCACGCGCCAGATGGCAACCATGATGAAGGCCGGCGTACCGTTGCTGCAATCCTTTGATATTGTGGGCCGAGGCAATACCAATGCCAGCGTCACAAAGTTGCTCAATGACATTCGAAGTGATGTGGAAACGGGAACATCGCTAAATGGTGCATTTCGCAAGTACCCAATGTATTTCGACAGTCTTTATTGCAATCTTGTTGAAGCTGGCGAAGCTGCAGGTATTTTGGAGGCTTTGCTGGATAGGCTTGCCATGTACATGGAAAAGACCGAGGCCATCAAATCGAAGATCAAATCAGCATTGATGTATCCCATTTCGGTGGTTATCGTTGCATTTGTTGTCGTAACGGTGATCATGATTTTTGTGATTCCCGCATTCAAGGAAGTCTTCACTTCATTTGGAGCAGAATTGCCAGCGCCCACGCTCCTTGTGATGGGCATGAGTGAGATATTTGTCAAATGGTGGTGGCTCATTTTTGGCGTATTAGGTGGGGGATTTTATTTTTTCATGCAGGCTTGGCGCCGTAGCGAAAAAGTACAGATGTTCATGGATCGCCTATTGCTGCGGCTACCCGTTTTCGGGTCTTTGATTGATAAATCATGTGTAGCTCGCTGGACTCGTACGCTGTCCACCATGTTCGCCGCTGGCGTTCCCTTGGTTGAAGCCTTGGATTCGGTGGGTGGTGCATCTGGCAATTCCGTGTATGCCCTCGCTACTGAAAGAATTCAGCAGGAAGTGTCGACAGGGACGAGCTTGACGGCAGCCATGGGCAATGCCAATGTCTTCCCCTCCATGGTGATTCAAATGTGCGCCATCGGGGAAGAATCAGGCTCCATCGATCACATGTTGAGTAAGGCAGCGGATTTCTACGAAGCAGAAGTGGATGAAATGGTTGCAGGGCTCTCCAGCCTAATGGAACCTATCATCATCGTTTTCCTGGGCACGATCATTGGGGGCATCGTGGTTTCGATGTACCTCCCGATTTTCAAACTGGGTCAAGTCGTCTGATGGAACTGGGACCTTGGGGAGAC encodes:
- a CDS encoding type II secretion system F family protein; protein product: MATAASRDIKDFVFEWEGKDRSGKIVRGEVRAVGENQVQATLRRQGVLPTKIKKRRMRSGKKIKPKDIALFTRQMATMMKAGVPLLQSFDIVGRGNTNASVTKLLNDIRSDVETGTSLNGAFRKYPMYFDSLYCNLVEAGEAAGILEALLDRLAMYMEKTEAIKSKIKSALMYPISVVIVAFVVVTVIMIFVIPAFKEVFTSFGAELPAPTLLVMGMSEIFVKWWWLIFGVLGGGFYFFMQAWRRSEKVQMFMDRLLLRLPVFGSLIDKSCVARWTRTLSTMFAAGVPLVEALDSVGGASGNSVYALATERIQQEVSTGTSLTAAMGNANVFPSMVIQMCAIGEESGSIDHMLSKAADFYEAEVDEMVAGLSSLMEPIIIVFLGTIIGGIVVSMYLPIFKLGQVV